In Paenibacillus larvae subsp. larvae, the following proteins share a genomic window:
- a CDS encoding alpha/beta fold hydrolase → MKLTVRNKEMYIIDEGEGPALVFLHGSPFEGSMWINQLDYFKLSYRVIAPDFRGMGQSQDSKHPFSFEELAEDILALLDNLGIVQFVCCGLSMGGYVAFSLWRKAPERILAFILTNTRPDADTVEGQTKRLHTAGNLLEHGSNQLVEQMLPNLVAADTKKDNQKLVQDIQNMILSMDPAGLAHISLAMAFRESSIQDLSSISVPVLIVAGTEDPITPPDVMQRMADKIPDSQYVQIDKSAHLTPLEQPGWFNKQVKSFLKQMFQ, encoded by the coding sequence ATGAAATTAACAGTAAGAAATAAAGAAATGTACATAATTGATGAGGGAGAGGGTCCAGCATTGGTTTTCCTTCACGGTTCCCCTTTTGAGGGGAGCATGTGGATTAATCAACTGGATTATTTTAAATTGTCTTACAGGGTAATTGCACCTGACTTTAGAGGAATGGGACAATCTCAAGACTCCAAGCATCCATTTTCATTTGAAGAATTAGCCGAGGATATACTTGCTTTGCTGGATAATTTGGGTATTGTCCAATTTGTTTGCTGTGGTCTTTCCATGGGAGGATATGTTGCATTTTCCTTATGGCGTAAAGCGCCTGAGCGAATCCTGGCGTTTATTCTGACGAATACAAGACCGGATGCGGACACAGTCGAAGGCCAAACAAAACGATTGCATACAGCTGGGAACCTGCTTGAACATGGCTCCAACCAGTTAGTTGAGCAGATGTTACCAAACCTTGTTGCCGCGGATACTAAAAAAGATAATCAAAAACTGGTACAAGATATCCAAAACATGATTCTGTCCATGGACCCGGCCGGTTTGGCACACATCAGTCTGGCTATGGCATTTCGTGAGAGTTCGATTCAGGATTTATCTTCCATTTCTGTTCCTGTCTTAATCGTAGCCGGAACCGAAGACCCTATTACTCCTCCCGATGTGATGCAGCGAATGGCGGATAAAATTCCTGATTCCCAATATGTTCAGATAGATAAATCCGCACATCTGACACCTTTGGAGCAACCTGGCTGGTTCAATAAACAGGTAAAGTCCTTTCTAAAGCAAATGTTCCAATAA
- a CDS encoding MOSC domain-containing protein: protein MAEPLVKSVNAGMPIEACFHGKLTKTGIFKTPVKFPVFLNKTNLTGDGQADLKYHGGPDKALCIYCYEHYPFWESNLQQNLSFGAFGENLTVEGMPENEVYIGDIFQFGVPEIVSEVANLGYTGYYARILEEGTISDCPEIKLLKRDAKEITVSFANRLKYHERENKKGILNC, encoded by the coding sequence GTGGCCGAGCCTTTAGTCAAATCCGTAAATGCTGGAATGCCTATTGAGGCCTGTTTTCACGGGAAACTGACGAAGACAGGCATTTTTAAAACACCAGTTAAGTTCCCTGTTTTCTTGAATAAGACAAACCTGACAGGTGATGGGCAGGCAGACTTGAAATATCATGGTGGACCTGATAAAGCCTTGTGTATATACTGCTACGAGCATTATCCTTTTTGGGAATCCAACCTTCAGCAGAATTTGTCTTTCGGGGCTTTCGGAGAAAACTTGACAGTAGAAGGAATGCCGGAAAATGAGGTGTATATTGGCGATATCTTTCAATTTGGAGTACCAGAGATTGTTTCTGAAGTAGCGAATTTGGGATATACAGGTTATTATGCAAGAATACTGGAGGAGGGAACTATTTCAGACTGTCCCGAAATTAAACTCCTCAAGCGAGATGCCAAAGAAATAACAGTCTCCTTTGCAAACAGGCTTAAATATCATGAACGTGAAAATAAAAAAGGTATTTTAAATTGTTAG
- a CDS encoding 3-alpha domain-containing protein — MLEVEALSDSWRTSFENKLIQLSKTAGKQP, encoded by the coding sequence TTGTTAGAAGTTGAGGCTCTTTCCGATAGTTGGCGCACCAGTTTTGAGAATAAGCTGATTCAACTCTCCAAAACAGCAGGAAAACAGCCTTAA
- the moaA gene encoding GTP 3',8-cyclase MoaA yields the protein MQNVLIDRYGRVHDYLRISVTDRCNLRCVYCMPEEGMEFEPDDHLLTFNEITTVVRVLARLGVRKLRLTGGEPLVRKHIEDLVNRLSSIPGIEDIALTTNGMFLGPKAEQLKAAGLTRINISLDSLKEDRFAFITRGGKLKKVLEGLNASAKVGFNPIKLNVVLMKGINDDEIVDFIELSRDHPIQVRFIEYMPIGHDDQEWRGRYVSLARVMEECSKQGWEVQEVKGIVGNGPSQNFRIHGAAGTFGLIHPVSDHFCESCNRLRLTADGNIKPCLYWSDEFNVRPYIGDEKAIMDLFFRALDLKPQSHEMAQALLGEKQSHQPTLRRMSQIGG from the coding sequence GTGCAGAATGTATTGATAGATCGCTACGGCCGGGTCCATGATTATTTACGGATTTCGGTCACAGATCGCTGTAACTTACGCTGTGTTTACTGCATGCCTGAAGAAGGGATGGAGTTTGAACCGGATGATCACTTGTTAACTTTTAATGAAATCACAACAGTAGTTAGGGTACTTGCCCGACTGGGAGTGAGAAAATTGAGATTAACCGGAGGAGAGCCTCTTGTTCGTAAACATATTGAAGATCTGGTTAATCGACTATCCTCTATTCCTGGAATTGAAGATATTGCCTTGACAACGAATGGCATGTTCCTTGGACCAAAGGCAGAGCAGTTAAAAGCGGCAGGGCTTACAAGAATCAACATTAGTCTTGACTCTCTAAAAGAAGACCGGTTTGCATTTATTACAAGAGGGGGCAAGCTAAAGAAAGTTCTCGAGGGATTGAACGCATCGGCCAAGGTTGGGTTTAACCCGATAAAGTTAAATGTAGTATTGATGAAAGGAATCAATGACGATGAAATCGTTGATTTTATCGAATTGAGCCGGGACCATCCTATTCAAGTTCGATTTATTGAATATATGCCGATTGGTCATGACGACCAAGAATGGCGCGGCCGATATGTCTCCCTTGCAAGAGTGATGGAGGAATGCTCAAAACAAGGATGGGAAGTACAGGAGGTTAAGGGGATTGTCGGGAACGGGCCTTCGCAAAACTTCAGAATTCATGGAGCTGCAGGAACTTTTGGTTTGATCCACCCGGTGAGTGATCATTTTTGTGAAAGCTGTAACCGGCTGAGGTTAACGGCAGACGGGAATATTAAGCCCTGCTTATATTGGTCCGATGAGTTCAATGTCAGACCGTATATTGGTGATGAAAAGGCCATCATGGATTTGTTTTTCCGGGCGCTGGACCTTAAACCCCAAAGCCATGAGATGGCCCAGGCGCTGCTAGGAGAAAAGCAATCCCATCAGCCGACTTTGCGTCGTATGTCACAAATTGGCGGTTAG
- the liaF gene encoding cell wall-active antibiotics response protein LiaF has translation MEKEESAARRKRNTAFLFIGAGIFLILERQVGFFSVIAFASIVFGIYRIWSQADKKGYLLVIIGVFFIFGDRIFLLIAVIFISLGYFYLKSQQLHRHERYEQRQRVIDSIRLGSEPWVLRDSSIWFVIGELNMDLSTAILEQKETTLVLQGLIGNVNLIIPEDVGASVSASVMIGQASVYNQKETGVWNKVNWTSPNYETSDQQVKLVLSYLVGDIQVRVF, from the coding sequence ATGGAAAAGGAAGAGTCCGCCGCTAGACGGAAAAGAAATACCGCTTTTTTATTTATTGGAGCGGGTATATTTTTAATTTTGGAACGCCAGGTTGGCTTTTTTTCTGTCATTGCCTTTGCTTCCATAGTGTTTGGGATATACCGTATTTGGTCTCAGGCAGATAAAAAAGGATATCTGCTGGTAATAATCGGCGTTTTCTTTATATTTGGAGATCGGATTTTTCTGCTCATTGCCGTCATTTTTATTTCTCTTGGATACTTCTATTTAAAGTCGCAGCAGCTTCACAGGCACGAGCGTTATGAACAAAGACAAAGAGTCATTGACAGTATCCGCCTTGGTTCTGAGCCTTGGGTTCTTCGAGACAGCAGTATCTGGTTTGTGATCGGGGAACTGAATATGGATTTATCAACAGCTATTTTGGAGCAAAAAGAAACGACATTAGTGCTTCAAGGATTAATCGGTAATGTTAATCTGATTATTCCGGAGGATGTTGGGGCTTCGGTTTCTGCTTCAGTCATGATAGGGCAGGCTTCCGTTTATAACCAAAAGGAAACGGGTGTATGGAATAAAGTAAATTGGACATCTCCCAATTATGAAACGAGTGATCAGCAGGTGAAACTTGTACTTTCTTATCTCGTAGGAGATATTCAGGTACGTGTTTTCTAA
- a CDS encoding response regulator, whose amino-acid sequence MVRIGLAAVLGTEDGIEVVGEASNGEEGIRLTQEYKPDVVLMDLVMEGMDGIETTRKLLQLYPECKVIVLTSFLDDEKMYPVLEAGAFSYLLKTSRAQEIAQAIRAAVKGQPILESQVATKIMNRFRQPKPESAPHEDLTEREMEVLRLIASGKSNQEVADELFIGVKTVKFHVTNVLQKLGVEDRTQAAIYAFKHGIVS is encoded by the coding sequence ATGGTCCGGATTGGTCTTGCCGCTGTACTTGGAACAGAGGATGGCATTGAGGTCGTGGGGGAAGCTAGTAACGGCGAGGAAGGGATACGGCTTACCCAAGAATATAAGCCCGACGTAGTGCTGATGGATCTGGTAATGGAAGGGATGGATGGCATTGAAACGACACGTAAGCTGCTTCAGCTATATCCGGAATGCAAAGTGATTGTGCTGACCAGTTTCCTGGACGATGAGAAAATGTATCCGGTCCTTGAAGCCGGTGCATTCAGCTACCTGCTTAAAACATCCAGGGCTCAGGAAATAGCACAGGCAATCCGGGCCGCAGTTAAAGGTCAGCCGATTTTGGAATCCCAGGTAGCCACTAAGATCATGAATCGTTTCCGCCAGCCTAAACCGGAATCTGCTCCCCACGAGGACTTAACTGAACGGGAAATGGAAGTGCTGCGGCTGATCGCTTCCGGAAAGTCCAACCAGGAAGTGGCGGATGAATTATTCATTGGTGTTAAAACGGTAAAATTCCATGTTACCAATGTACTGCAAAAGTTAGGTGTAGAGGACCGGACACAAGCTGCCATTTATGCGTTTAAACACGGAATCGTTTCTTAA
- a CDS encoding GNAT family N-acetyltransferase encodes MDIQKRNANQDDRWIYRLILEELLPFAQKTNPSLTTGFQEVRSRLNRGITWIAKEGRKACCGFINVVPLKNKRELLVDMLAVDRQYQGSGIGSRLMNVTEAYAHDKKMRRIGLFVDKSNTKAIRFYENKGYTVSGFIPGIECYILYKELGHHEPPLPTRILKRKH; translated from the coding sequence ATGGACATTCAAAAAAGGAACGCTAACCAGGATGACAGATGGATTTATCGTCTAATTCTAGAGGAACTCCTGCCTTTTGCCCAGAAAACGAATCCCAGCCTAACAACCGGGTTTCAGGAGGTCCGGTCCAGACTAAACCGGGGTATAACCTGGATTGCAAAGGAGGGTCGGAAGGCCTGCTGCGGATTTATCAATGTTGTCCCTTTAAAGAACAAGAGGGAACTTCTGGTTGATATGCTGGCTGTTGATAGACAATATCAAGGAAGTGGAATCGGTTCCCGTTTAATGAATGTGACTGAGGCGTACGCCCATGATAAAAAAATGAGACGAATTGGCCTGTTTGTAGATAAGTCAAATACGAAGGCAATTCGGTTTTACGAAAATAAAGGGTACACGGTTTCAGGCTTTATTCCGGGTATCGAATGTTACATTTTATATAAAGAGTTGGGTCATCATGAGCCGCCATTACCTACCAGAATTTTAAAAAGAAAGCACTGA
- the zwf gene encoding glucose-6-phosphate dehydrogenase produces MSGAVFLIFGATGDLAKRKLFPAFHSLYREGKLGHDFAVIGLARRPRTNEQFRQDVKNSINEFSRYKVRQDDDWAHFLDHFEYQSLDIHNVDGFRELKTLTEKMDEKFDTRGNRLFYLALAPKLFGDVSHNIKKGGLLESHGWHRLVIEKPFGHDLASAGQLNQELRHVFEENDIYRIDHYLGKEMVQNIEIVRFANAFFEPLWNNKYISNIQITLSETVGVEDRGGYYDHAGALKDMGQNHMLQMLAMMAMEPPSRLHPEDIRDEKVKVLRSLRLYQSSEEVRKHVVRGQYVSGQNGDKTLNGYREEEKVDPNSMTETYFAAKVFVDNFRWAGVPFYIRTGKRLPVKTTEVVVEFKNIPDHVYLSNKHNLQPNLLVFRVNPLEGIYLKMNAKRPGSEGVIVPIAMDFCQSCQVGINTPEAYERLLYDAARGDSTYFTRWDEVAHAWQYVDQIAKAWGESSEDMEFYPAGSWGPEKADKLLIDDGFKWWPVNGQQESEVNWVMTPSKSSKS; encoded by the coding sequence ATGAGTGGAGCTGTATTTTTAATTTTTGGTGCAACCGGAGATTTGGCTAAAAGGAAATTATTCCCTGCGTTTCACAGTTTGTATCGGGAGGGCAAGTTAGGGCATGATTTTGCAGTGATTGGTCTGGCACGCCGGCCCCGTACAAATGAACAGTTTCGTCAGGATGTCAAGAATTCCATTAACGAATTTTCTCGTTACAAGGTCCGTCAAGATGACGATTGGGCCCATTTCTTGGATCATTTCGAGTATCAATCCTTAGACATCCATAACGTGGATGGTTTCCGTGAGCTAAAGACTTTGACGGAAAAAATGGACGAGAAGTTTGATACTAGAGGCAATCGTCTTTTTTATCTGGCGTTGGCTCCTAAACTGTTCGGAGACGTCTCCCATAATATTAAAAAGGGGGGCCTTTTGGAATCACATGGCTGGCATCGTCTCGTTATTGAGAAACCGTTCGGGCACGATCTGGCTTCTGCCGGACAATTAAATCAGGAACTAAGGCATGTATTTGAAGAGAATGATATTTACCGCATTGACCATTATCTTGGTAAGGAAATGGTACAGAATATCGAGATCGTGCGGTTTGCGAATGCTTTTTTCGAACCGCTTTGGAACAATAAATATATCTCCAATATTCAAATCACGCTGAGTGAAACTGTTGGTGTGGAAGATCGCGGAGGTTATTATGATCACGCAGGAGCACTTAAGGATATGGGACAAAACCATATGCTGCAAATGCTCGCCATGATGGCTATGGAACCGCCAAGCCGCCTGCATCCGGAAGATATCAGGGATGAGAAGGTAAAGGTGCTCCGTTCCTTAAGATTATATCAGTCTTCGGAAGAAGTACGGAAACATGTTGTTCGCGGGCAATATGTAAGTGGACAAAATGGAGATAAAACGCTGAATGGTTACCGTGAAGAAGAGAAGGTAGATCCTAATTCAATGACCGAAACCTACTTTGCCGCGAAAGTCTTCGTAGACAATTTCCGTTGGGCAGGTGTTCCTTTCTACATCCGCACAGGCAAGAGGCTTCCGGTTAAGACAACGGAAGTGGTTGTGGAATTCAAAAATATTCCGGACCATGTATATCTTTCGAATAAGCATAACCTGCAGCCGAATTTGCTTGTCTTCCGGGTGAATCCGCTGGAAGGGATTTACCTCAAAATGAACGCGAAAAGGCCGGGTTCTGAGGGAGTTATAGTCCCGATTGCCATGGACTTCTGCCAAAGCTGCCAGGTAGGCATTAATACTCCTGAAGCTTACGAGCGTTTGTTATACGATGCGGCCCGTGGAGATTCCACTTACTTTACCCGTTGGGATGAAGTTGCCCATGCCTGGCAGTATGTGGACCAGATTGCTAAAGCTTGGGGTGAAAGCAGTGAAGATATGGAATTCTATCCTGCAGGCTCCTGGGGTCCGGAAAAAGCGGACAAGCTGCTGATTGACGATGGGTTTAAATGGTGGCCGGTAAACGGTCAGCAGGAGAGTGAAGTAAACTGGGTTATGACACCTTCTAAGTCTTCTAAATCCTGA
- a CDS encoding response regulator transcription factor, whose protein sequence is MYRIFIVEDDNKIASILKETLEKYGYDVRRSTKFEDIKSDFIETDPQLVLMDVNLPRFDGFYWTRQIRSISNVPIIFISARVGEMDQVMAIENGGDDYITKPFHLDVVLAKIKSVLRRTYGEYAVQSQSRDEWDLEGLHLDRSKNVLEWKEQKTELTKNECLLLDCLARKVGQIVSREDLLEALWDDVDFVDDNTLTVNVTRVRKKLEDIGITKAIETVRGQGYRLRVSWAE, encoded by the coding sequence ATGTACCGGATTTTTATAGTCGAGGATGACAATAAAATTGCTTCAATATTAAAGGAGACATTAGAAAAATACGGATATGATGTCAGAAGAAGCACCAAATTCGAAGATATTAAATCTGATTTTATTGAGACCGACCCTCAGCTTGTATTGATGGATGTGAACCTTCCCAGGTTTGACGGATTTTACTGGACCCGCCAGATCCGCTCCATCTCTAATGTCCCTATTATTTTCATATCTGCAAGGGTAGGAGAGATGGATCAGGTGATGGCTATAGAAAACGGGGGAGACGACTATATAACAAAACCGTTTCACTTGGATGTCGTCCTGGCCAAAATTAAAAGTGTACTAAGGCGCACATATGGAGAATATGCCGTCCAATCACAGTCGAGAGATGAATGGGATCTGGAGGGGCTCCATTTGGACCGTTCCAAAAATGTGCTGGAATGGAAGGAGCAGAAAACCGAACTGACCAAAAACGAATGTCTGCTTCTTGATTGCCTCGCAAGGAAGGTAGGCCAGATTGTATCCCGGGAAGATTTGCTGGAGGCACTTTGGGATGATGTAGACTTTGTCGATGACAATACATTGACGGTTAATGTAACTCGTGTTCGTAAAAAACTGGAGGATATAGGAATAACCAAAGCAATTGAAACGGTAAGAGGTCAAGGATATCGCCTAAGAGTCAGCTGGGCGGAGTAA
- a CDS encoding sensor histidine kinase, with product MKFKQFLLDRLVYVWMYFIAVAVVLLIVWLDLLSMKQTVTVGSMVYVFLMTTVLLGIALVYDYLRQRPFLEEINRVHEDKDPQLESVINVRSGVTYEQQLMQDLINNQYRLFVDELTRYRNQQMQHLHFTNQWVHYMKTPVSVINLVIQQSKENVQEPASKALFSSIEEENERLAHGLEMMLHTARLEKFELDLHPRRVDLVGLARSVINQNKKACIRYSIFPKLICETDKFSVETDEKWMSFMLNQFITNAIKYSKNKPGKKQLTIEMKKDGEDRILSVTDEGIGIAEQDLPRVFDAFFTGENGRIVAESTGMGLYLAKEVAQKLGHGIKAESRLGEGTTISLVFHSGSLYQELT from the coding sequence ATGAAATTCAAGCAGTTTTTACTGGACCGGCTCGTCTATGTCTGGATGTATTTCATTGCCGTGGCCGTTGTACTGCTCATTGTGTGGCTGGATTTACTCTCCATGAAGCAGACGGTAACTGTTGGAAGCATGGTCTATGTTTTCTTGATGACAACGGTACTGCTTGGGATTGCTTTGGTATACGATTACCTTCGTCAAAGGCCCTTTCTGGAGGAAATTAACCGCGTTCATGAGGACAAAGATCCGCAGCTTGAGTCTGTAATAAATGTCCGTTCGGGCGTAACATATGAACAGCAGCTCATGCAGGATTTAATAAATAATCAATACAGGCTTTTCGTAGATGAACTGACACGATATAGAAATCAACAGATGCAGCACCTTCATTTTACCAATCAGTGGGTCCATTATATGAAGACTCCTGTCTCGGTGATTAATCTGGTGATTCAGCAATCCAAAGAAAATGTACAGGAGCCGGCCAGTAAAGCCCTGTTTTCAAGTATTGAAGAGGAGAACGAACGGCTTGCCCATGGGCTTGAGATGATGCTGCATACAGCCAGGCTGGAAAAGTTTGAGCTGGATCTTCATCCGCGGAGGGTCGATCTGGTAGGCCTTGCCCGGTCCGTCATTAATCAGAATAAAAAGGCTTGTATCCGTTATTCCATTTTTCCCAAGCTGATTTGTGAGACAGACAAGTTTAGCGTTGAGACAGATGAGAAATGGATGTCGTTTATGCTGAATCAGTTTATAACTAATGCCATCAAGTATTCGAAAAACAAACCGGGCAAAAAACAGTTAACGATTGAAATGAAAAAAGACGGAGAGGACCGTATACTGAGCGTGACGGATGAAGGAATCGGGATTGCAGAACAAGATCTGCCCAGAGTGTTTGATGCTTTCTTTACCGGAGAAAATGGCCGCATTGTGGCTGAATCAACCGGTATGGGTCTGTATTTGGCGAAGGAGGTTGCCCAAAAACTGGGACACGGGATCAAGGCCGAATCCCGGTTGGGTGAAGGAACGACGATTTCACTAGTCTTCCATTCAGGATCTTTATATCAGGAGCTAACCTGA
- a CDS encoding alpha-mannosidase: MTRKKTAHLISHTHWDREWYMPYEYHHVLLVELMDKLLETLDHDPDYRYFHLDGQTIILEDYLQVRPEQKEKLEAYIKEGRIHIGPWYVLQDEFLTSSEANIRNLLIGHRDAKPFGVISKSGYFPDSFGNMGQAPQILKQAGIHAAMFGRGVKPTGFNNMVGEAGTYESPYSEMIWKSPDGSEVLGILFANWYSNGIEVPTDKEQAKLYWDKKFADAEAFASTPHLLFMNGCDHQPIQTDLPQALRTASELYPEVEFKHSNFDEYVAALEGQLPDDLVTIEGELRSQHTDGWGTLVNTASARIYLKQMNQQCQTLLEKVAEPLAAFAHLDGELDYPHHLFTYGWKLLMKNHPHDSICGCSVDEVHREMVTRFEKSRHVTERIVAQSTEAIAKAIHTKSVAAWTDKAIPFIVFNTTGWDRTGTVTVDLITAKKYFPEGPTPQSLAKELQKQSVEGYVVLDDQGARIPAIIEDLGVHFGYELPKGRFRQPYMARKVKVIFQAKQVPALGYQTYALSTDSGSVEAVPDQVQVHGNTMENGLLHVNVEDNGSLTIRDKRTDRLYKGLNIFENTGDIGNEYVYRQPEGEAVLTTSNLKAEIHVIEHSPFRAVIQSVLKWEIPAGADELFEQEKGELVLFTERKAQRVQQTVPLVLTTRYILEADSGLVQVQTSFNNKAKDHRLRAIFPSDIKAEKHFVDSIFEVAERDTKPAAEWTNPSNCQHQHAFVSVSDGSHGLTIANKGLNEYEVLQDDRGTIAVTLLRAVSELGDWGVFETPDAQCLGEHMVEYAIIPHAGDGISSGAFHEAYRYQIPWTSVQTGLHEGTLPSSHQWLSWKESHPALAFSTLKMSKESGDLIVRWYNMGSGQAQLRLVPSFGIKTIYKSDVLERRYEKLAGNQHLIEGYKIVTYAYQF; the protein is encoded by the coding sequence ATGACTAGAAAGAAAACCGCCCATCTGATCTCCCATACCCACTGGGACCGCGAGTGGTATATGCCGTATGAATATCATCATGTGCTGCTTGTTGAACTAATGGATAAATTGCTGGAAACATTGGACCATGATCCGGACTACCGTTATTTCCATCTGGACGGACAGACGATTATTCTGGAAGATTATCTGCAGGTACGTCCGGAGCAAAAAGAAAAGCTGGAGGCATACATCAAGGAAGGCCGCATTCACATCGGCCCGTGGTATGTGTTGCAGGACGAATTCCTAACAAGCAGCGAAGCCAATATTCGCAATCTGTTAATCGGTCATCGTGATGCGAAGCCATTTGGTGTTATTTCCAAATCCGGCTACTTCCCGGATTCCTTCGGAAATATGGGCCAGGCCCCGCAAATTCTGAAACAGGCGGGTATTCATGCCGCTATGTTCGGACGTGGAGTAAAGCCCACTGGCTTTAATAACATGGTGGGTGAAGCCGGCACTTATGAATCTCCTTATTCCGAAATGATTTGGAAATCTCCTGACGGCTCTGAAGTGCTGGGTATTCTCTTTGCCAACTGGTATAGTAACGGCATTGAGGTGCCAACGGACAAGGAACAGGCCAAACTTTACTGGGATAAGAAGTTTGCGGATGCCGAAGCGTTTGCTTCAACCCCGCATTTGCTCTTTATGAACGGCTGCGATCACCAACCGATTCAAACTGACCTGCCTCAAGCTTTGCGAACAGCCTCCGAGTTGTACCCTGAGGTTGAGTTCAAGCATTCTAATTTTGATGAATACGTGGCAGCACTGGAAGGTCAACTTCCTGATGATCTGGTAACGATTGAGGGGGAACTGCGGAGCCAGCACACGGATGGCTGGGGAACGCTGGTTAATACCGCATCCGCCCGGATCTACCTGAAGCAGATGAACCAGCAATGTCAGACTTTGTTGGAAAAGGTCGCAGAGCCTCTCGCTGCCTTCGCCCATTTGGACGGAGAACTGGATTACCCGCATCATCTTTTTACGTATGGATGGAAGCTGCTCATGAAGAATCATCCTCATGACAGCATCTGTGGATGCAGTGTAGATGAGGTGCATCGGGAGATGGTCACCCGCTTTGAGAAAAGCCGTCATGTGACGGAGCGAATCGTAGCCCAGAGTACCGAGGCTATTGCAAAAGCCATTCATACAAAATCTGTAGCAGCGTGGACAGACAAGGCCATTCCGTTTATTGTCTTTAACACAACAGGTTGGGATCGCACCGGCACCGTTACCGTGGATCTCATTACCGCTAAAAAATACTTCCCGGAAGGCCCTACGCCGCAATCGCTTGCTAAAGAACTGCAAAAACAGTCAGTAGAGGGATATGTAGTATTGGACGATCAGGGGGCCCGTATTCCGGCAATAATTGAGGATCTGGGTGTTCACTTTGGTTACGAACTGCCCAAGGGCCGATTCCGTCAGCCTTATATGGCTCGTAAGGTAAAAGTCATCTTCCAGGCAAAGCAAGTTCCTGCATTGGGATACCAAACATACGCCCTTTCAACTGACTCCGGCTCAGTTGAAGCCGTTCCAGATCAAGTTCAGGTGCATGGAAACACCATGGAAAATGGGCTTCTTCATGTAAACGTCGAAGACAACGGCAGCCTTACAATCCGGGATAAACGAACAGACCGCCTGTATAAAGGCCTGAACATCTTTGAGAACACAGGTGATATCGGGAATGAGTATGTGTATCGCCAGCCTGAAGGGGAAGCTGTTCTGACTACCAGCAATCTGAAGGCTGAGATTCATGTAATAGAACACTCCCCTTTCCGGGCCGTCATCCAAAGTGTACTGAAATGGGAGATTCCAGCCGGAGCCGATGAATTGTTCGAGCAGGAAAAAGGGGAGCTAGTACTGTTCACTGAACGTAAGGCACAGCGCGTACAGCAAACCGTTCCGCTTGTACTAACCACCCGCTATATCCTGGAAGCAGACAGCGGCCTTGTACAAGTTCAAACCAGTTTTAACAATAAAGCCAAAGATCACCGGTTACGGGCTATATTCCCGTCCGACATTAAAGCAGAGAAGCATTTCGTTGATTCTATCTTCGAGGTAGCCGAACGGGATACCAAACCTGCCGCTGAATGGACAAATCCGAGTAATTGCCAGCACCAGCATGCTTTCGTCAGTGTTTCAGACGGCTCCCACGGCCTCACAATTGCTAACAAAGGGCTGAATGAGTATGAGGTGCTGCAGGACGATAGGGGTACGATAGCCGTTACTTTGCTCCGTGCTGTATCCGAACTTGGGGACTGGGGAGTTTTCGAAACTCCCGATGCCCAGTGTCTTGGGGAACATATGGTTGAATATGCCATAATTCCGCATGCAGGAGACGGTATATCTTCCGGGGCCTTCCATGAAGCTTACCGGTACCAGATTCCATGGACTTCCGTTCAGACCGGCCTTCACGAAGGAACGCTTCCTTCCAGCCATCAGTGGCTGTCCTGGAAAGAATCTCATCCGGCTCTTGCTTTCTCTACATTAAAGATGTCCAAGGAAAGCGGAGATCTTATTGTTCGATGGTATAATATGGGGTCGGGCCAGGCTCAGCTCCGGTTAGTCCCATCCTTTGGCATTAAAACTATCTATAAAAGCGATGTATTAGAACGCCGTTATGAAAAACTAGCCGGTAACCAGCATCTTATTGAAGGGTATAAGATTGTAACGTACGCTTATCAATTCTAA